The following proteins come from a genomic window of Vallitaleaceae bacterium 9-2:
- a CDS encoding beta-galactosidase yields MNYGPISKKIPKMLHGADYNPDQWMGYEGIWDEDFRLMDLAHVNAMSIGIFSWSALEVEEGKFDFSWMDQIMDRLAAEGKYAILATPSGARPAWLSQKYPSVLRTNEDRTKNLHGERHNHCFTAPIYREKTRRINTELAKRYKDHPALIAWHISNEYSGECHCDLCQDAFREWLKQKYDHDLKKLNHAWWTGFWSHTYTQWDQIQSPSSKGERSVHGLVIDWKRFVTDQTLDFMENEIEPLRQLTPDIPVTTNFMGTFEGLNYWKMATTLDVISWDSYPLWHTDRDSLEIAIETGFLHDLNRSLKKGKPFMLMESTPSMTNWQEVAKLKRPGMHLLASVQAIAHGADTVQYFQWRKSRGSFEKFHGAVVDHCGHEHTRVFNDVSEVGSVLEQLDEVVGTSVKPEVALIYDWENRWGINEAKGYNNRNKKYLETVKKHYGAFWKKGIPVDIIDMEQDINAYKVVVAPMLYMVRKDIAKRIEAFVKAGGTFVATYMSGVVDANDLCFLGGMPGPLRQVLGIWVEETDSLYPQEYNTINLTMEGLEGRVYKGIELCDLLHLETAKAIGTYTEDFYAQKPALTKNTFGLGQAFYIAFRNNQNFEEDFYGQLIQELQLQPVMNAKIPEGVSVQTRYDEKNTFVFVMNFNATKQTIHLGEKQWENVLEHRMEDAKVVIDGYGVKIYKKVN; encoded by the coding sequence ATGAATTACGGACCGATTAGTAAGAAAATACCTAAAATGTTACACGGAGCAGATTATAATCCGGACCAATGGATGGGCTATGAGGGAATATGGGATGAAGATTTTCGATTAATGGACTTAGCACATGTTAACGCAATGTCTATTGGTATATTTTCATGGAGTGCTCTTGAAGTTGAGGAAGGAAAGTTTGATTTTTCATGGATGGATCAGATTATGGATCGCTTGGCAGCAGAAGGGAAATATGCAATTCTTGCAACGCCTAGTGGAGCAAGACCGGCCTGGTTATCTCAAAAATATCCAAGTGTACTTCGTACCAATGAAGACCGAACTAAGAACTTGCATGGTGAACGGCACAATCACTGTTTTACAGCCCCTATCTATCGAGAAAAAACTAGACGTATAAATACAGAATTGGCAAAACGCTACAAGGACCATCCGGCGCTGATAGCCTGGCACATCAGCAATGAATATAGTGGAGAATGTCATTGTGATTTATGTCAAGATGCCTTTCGAGAATGGCTAAAACAAAAATATGATCATGATTTGAAAAAATTAAATCATGCATGGTGGACAGGGTTTTGGAGCCATACATATACACAGTGGGATCAAATTCAATCCCCATCATCAAAGGGAGAGCGATCTGTTCATGGGCTAGTTATTGATTGGAAACGATTTGTCACAGATCAAACACTGGATTTTATGGAAAATGAGATAGAGCCGTTACGCCAATTAACACCGGACATACCGGTAACAACAAATTTTATGGGGACTTTTGAAGGATTAAATTACTGGAAAATGGCAACGACACTAGATGTTATCTCATGGGACAGTTATCCCTTATGGCACACAGATCGGGATTCGCTTGAGATTGCTATAGAGACGGGTTTTTTGCATGATCTGAATCGAAGCCTAAAAAAAGGGAAACCATTTATGTTAATGGAAAGCACCCCGAGTATGACGAACTGGCAGGAAGTGGCAAAATTAAAACGTCCGGGGATGCATTTATTAGCTTCAGTTCAAGCAATTGCTCACGGGGCAGATACAGTTCAATATTTTCAATGGAGAAAAAGCAGAGGGTCTTTTGAAAAATTTCATGGTGCAGTGGTGGATCACTGTGGGCATGAACATACACGGGTTTTTAACGATGTCAGCGAAGTAGGGAGCGTGCTAGAACAATTGGACGAAGTTGTGGGTACCTCTGTCAAGCCGGAAGTAGCACTCATATATGATTGGGAAAATCGTTGGGGGATTAATGAAGCAAAAGGATATAATAATCGCAATAAAAAATATCTTGAAACGGTAAAGAAACACTATGGTGCTTTTTGGAAAAAAGGCATTCCGGTTGATATTATTGATATGGAACAAGATATTAATGCATATAAAGTCGTTGTTGCCCCGATGCTCTATATGGTACGAAAAGATATAGCAAAGCGTATTGAAGCCTTTGTAAAAGCCGGAGGAACATTTGTGGCAACCTATATGAGTGGTGTTGTCGATGCAAATGATTTATGCTTTTTAGGTGGCATGCCGGGACCTTTACGACAAGTGTTAGGAATCTGGGTGGAAGAGACAGACAGCCTTTATCCTCAAGAGTACAATACCATCAATCTTACTATGGAAGGATTGGAAGGTAGAGTGTACAAAGGGATTGAGTTGTGTGATTTATTACATCTTGAGACTGCAAAAGCCATAGGAACGTATACCGAAGATTTTTATGCACAAAAGCCAGCATTAACAAAAAATACTTTTGGTTTAGGGCAAGCTTTTTACATTGCGTTTAGAAATAATCAAAACTTTGAAGAAGATTTTTATGGACAACTTATTCAAGAGCTTCAGCTACAACCTGTAATGAACGCAAAGATACCGGAAGGTGTTTCTGTGCAGACGCGATATGATGAAAAAAATACGTTTGTCTTTGTGATGAATTTTAATGCAACAAAACAAACAATTCATCTAGGCGAAAAACAATGGGAGAATGTTCTTGAGCATAGAATGGAAGACGCGAAAGTCGTAATTGATGGATATGGTGTAAAAATATATAAAAAAGTAAATTGA
- a CDS encoding DUF188 domain-containing protein, which yields MMRILVDADACPDKNIIIELANKYHIELHFFTDINHDLSGYDAKVHIVDQGRDSVDFAIIGAMKQGDLIVTADYGVASLALGRNGLVISPSGKQLHHDNIDQLMFERHLGQKSRQAGLRGPRHKKRSSKDSQKFFHQLEELIRVHQIHS from the coding sequence ATGATGCGAATTCTTGTTGATGCAGATGCATGTCCTGACAAAAATATCATAATTGAGCTTGCTAATAAATACCACATTGAACTCCACTTTTTCACGGATATTAATCATGATTTAAGCGGATACGACGCTAAGGTTCACATTGTAGATCAAGGACGAGATTCCGTTGATTTTGCCATTATCGGTGCCATGAAACAAGGCGATCTAATCGTTACTGCCGATTACGGCGTCGCATCTTTAGCACTTGGGCGAAACGGTCTTGTTATTAGCCCTTCCGGTAAACAGCTTCATCATGATAATATTGATCAACTGATGTTCGAACGTCACCTCGGACAAAAATCAAGACAAGCAGGGCTTCGAGGTCCTCGTCATAAAAAACGTTCTTCAAAAGACAGTCAAAAATTCTTCCACCAGCTAGAAGAACTTATACGCGTTCATCAAATCCATTCCTAA
- a CDS encoding sigma factor has protein sequence MMELDEYVIELQKDIHSNACAQFIEEYKPFILSNVSSKLGRYVSDQNDEAFSVGLSAFLEAIEKYDVQKGHFYGFAKMVLQRRVANYLERHDTHIHEDIDDHEMGDNTPSLEEQIILKQEIEAFEKKLQLFGLTFDDLVENKPMHLDTRERSVEIGKKTSQEQDLVDWLYEKRRLPITKMCRRFNITRKIIGRSKEFIISVIVVWVEKFDLLKQWI, from the coding sequence ATGATGGAGCTAGACGAGTATGTAATAGAACTTCAAAAAGATATTCATTCAAATGCATGTGCGCAGTTTATTGAAGAATATAAACCCTTTATCTTATCAAATGTATCGAGTAAATTAGGAAGATATGTGTCTGATCAGAATGATGAAGCTTTTTCAGTTGGGTTATCTGCTTTTTTAGAAGCTATAGAAAAATATGATGTACAAAAAGGACATTTTTATGGTTTTGCCAAAATGGTGTTACAACGTCGAGTAGCTAATTATCTAGAAAGGCATGATACCCATATACATGAAGACATAGACGATCATGAGATGGGTGACAATACGCCTTCCTTAGAAGAACAGATTATTCTCAAACAAGAGATTGAGGCTTTTGAAAAAAAACTTCAACTTTTTGGACTAACCTTTGATGATTTGGTTGAAAATAAGCCAATGCACTTAGACACACGAGAGCGAAGTGTGGAGATTGGGAAAAAAACCAGTCAAGAACAGGACTTAGTTGATTGGCTATATGAAAAAAGAAGGCTGCCAATAACTAAAATGTGTCGTCGATTTAATATTACGCGAAAAATTATTGGTCGAAGCAAAGAGTTTATTATATCCGTTATTGTTGTATGGGTAGAAAAATTTGACTTGTTAAAACAGTGGATTTAA
- a CDS encoding AraC family transcriptional regulator, with translation MHFPVITEEERLLPLYVTGIGHQNPQEKIHRPDGFNDYQWIYCARGEGKITVNHQEFIVTAGQGFYLAPNIAHEYTSIKGPWETYWIMYNGTAIDLIYHQLNLGIFGTINIGSNFSFYTSIYTLLTSDITHKIIDSSVILYQLIVQQKDSLQSTLTSKTVSPVDKLQPVIQYMRSHLHEDLSLDQLADTIDVTTYYLCKLFKSAFGLAPIKYLTQLRIQHAKELLLTKASYPVWQIAQSVGYRDTSYFCHVFKQNELLSPTAFRKNHGL, from the coding sequence ATGCATTTTCCTGTAATTACCGAAGAAGAACGTCTACTTCCTTTATACGTAACTGGTATAGGCCATCAAAACCCTCAAGAAAAAATCCACCGTCCAGACGGATTTAATGATTATCAATGGATATATTGTGCACGCGGCGAAGGTAAAATTACCGTCAATCATCAAGAATTCATCGTCACTGCAGGACAAGGGTTTTATCTTGCCCCCAATATCGCCCACGAATACACCTCTATCAAAGGTCCTTGGGAGACGTATTGGATTATGTATAACGGTACGGCTATTGATTTAATCTATCACCAATTAAACTTAGGTATATTTGGAACAATTAATATAGGAAGTAATTTTTCATTTTATACCTCTATATACACCCTTTTAACAAGTGACATAACCCATAAAATCATAGATTCTAGTGTCATACTCTATCAACTCATTGTACAACAAAAAGACAGTCTTCAAAGCACTTTGACTTCAAAGACTGTCTCTCCCGTTGATAAATTACAACCTGTTATTCAATATATGCGCTCTCATCTGCATGAAGATCTTAGTTTGGACCAACTTGCCGATACCATTGATGTGACCACCTACTATTTGTGCAAGCTATTTAAAAGCGCTTTTGGTCTAGCACCAATAAAGTATCTTACCCAACTGCGTATTCAACACGCCAAAGAATTGCTTCTCACAAAAGCTTCTTACCCCGTTTGGCAAATAGCACAAAGTGTAGGGTACCGAGATACAAGTTACTTTTGTCATGTTTTTAAACAAAACGAGTTGTTATCACCAACTGCATTTCGAAAGAACCATGGTTTATAG
- a CDS encoding mannose-6-phosphate isomerase has translation MKELLKEPVKLTSERAWRTYVGGRNIDEFTNCDSPKDSNFPELWIMSTTKASNSCRKNIDEGKSQIIVAGKIDKTLTELVKEYPNEVLGKKYAQLTRNEIGVLTKIIDSKERLTIQAHPTKQKAKKYFNSNYGKTEAWHILDTRDDNACIYLGFKENVVFEEFKNAFYAQNLDEMLGMLHKINVKKNETYLIPGGFPHAIGANCMLIEIQEPTDYTLRVEKTTPFGLKIEEMDCHQGIGTEAMFDCFDQRGYSFDEVIDQCRISHEIIDQEKNSIQPIISYEDTECFSLDKIIIRDQMVFQAENEFYGLFIYEGNGKYIVDDINEKQENELKKGDTVLITSNCQQFIVHAKPKEEIVLYKIKGQNI, from the coding sequence ATGAAAGAATTATTGAAAGAACCTGTGAAGTTAACAAGTGAAAGAGCTTGGAGAACTTATGTAGGAGGGAGAAATATAGATGAGTTCACAAATTGTGACTCTCCAAAAGATTCAAATTTTCCTGAATTATGGATTATGTCAACAACGAAAGCAAGTAATAGTTGCAGAAAAAATATAGATGAAGGTAAAAGTCAAATCATTGTAGCAGGGAAAATAGATAAAACATTGACTGAATTAGTCAAAGAATATCCAAATGAAGTACTTGGAAAAAAGTATGCGCAGTTGACAAGAAATGAAATAGGTGTGTTGACTAAAATAATTGACTCGAAAGAACGTCTAACTATACAAGCGCATCCTACAAAACAAAAAGCAAAAAAGTATTTTAACTCAAATTATGGGAAAACAGAAGCCTGGCATATTCTTGATACACGAGATGATAATGCCTGCATATACCTAGGATTTAAAGAGAATGTTGTGTTTGAAGAATTTAAGAATGCTTTTTATGCACAAAATTTAGATGAAATGTTAGGAATGTTGCATAAAATCAATGTGAAAAAAAATGAGACGTATTTAATTCCAGGTGGGTTTCCACATGCAATAGGAGCAAATTGCATGTTAATTGAAATCCAAGAGCCAACAGATTATACATTGCGTGTTGAAAAAACAACACCTTTTGGATTAAAAATTGAGGAAATGGATTGCCATCAAGGAATAGGAACAGAGGCAATGTTTGATTGTTTTGACCAAAGAGGATATAGTTTCGATGAAGTTATTGACCAATGCCGTATTTCTCACGAAATCATAGACCAAGAAAAAAATAGCATACAACCAATTATTTCATATGAAGATACAGAGTGCTTTTCACTTGATAAAATAATAATAAGAGATCAGATGGTATTTCAAGCAGAAAATGAATTTTATGGTTTGTTTATTTACGAAGGAAATGGAAAATATATAGTTGACGATATAAATGAAAAACAAGAGAATGAACTTAAGAAAGGAGATACAGTTCTTATTACTTCAAACTGTCAACAGTTTATTGTACATGCAAAGCCTAAAGAAGAAATAGTATTATACAAAATAAAAGGGCAAAACATATGA